A DNA window from Trichomycterus rosablanca isolate fTriRos1 chromosome 11, fTriRos1.hap1, whole genome shotgun sequence contains the following coding sequences:
- the trim35-30 gene encoding tripartite motif containing 35-30 — MVSKPSLTEDDFSCPVCFDVFMEPVLLACSHSVCKGCLHTFWQQRGALECPICRTVSSNPDPPVNVVLRNMCEAVLRERNRRMSVEMEGLCSIHHKALTFFCVKDQRPLCTKCRDSRLHSRHTVCSIQEASRDLKQELQKKLKPLHEKLKIYDDFKLSCVRTKEHIEKQTQNTEIQIRNEFEKFHKFLWDEEASRIKALREEEAQRTLTLKKIIEKTTLQISSVLETIKDIEKDLAGDNLPFLLNYNSSVEKTQGKLENPERLSGVLINVGKHLNNLRFQVTEKMQDLVQYTPVAFDPNTAHAGLLVSDDLMTVTYKSVQHQVPTNSERFDGLMSILGSEGFTSGNHCWEIEVGDNTAWAVGVIAESVYKNRQNLSRFGLWYVGLGNGRYAKGLATDILSPLKVSKKIDRIRVQLDMDKGKVIFTDTAHNTCLHMFKQHFNEKVFPYFYTNDKLHPLKILPLKSSETA, encoded by the exons ATGGTATCCAAACCCTCTCTGACCGAGGATGATTTCTCCTGTCCTGTGTGCTTCGATGTCTTCATGGAGCCCGTTCTCCTGGCCTGCTCTCACAGTGTCTGTAAGGGCTGCCTGCACACCTTCTGGCAGCAGCGAGGAGCTCTGGAGTGTCCCATCTGCAGGACGGTGTCCTCCAACCCCGACCCCCCGGTAAACGTCGTGCTCCGCAACATGTGCGAGGCCGTACTGAGGGAGCGCAATCGCAGGATGTCGGTGGAGATGGAAGGTCTCTGCAGTATACATCACAAAGCTCTTACTTTCTTCTGCGTCAAGGATCAGAGGCCCCTGTGCACCAAGTGCAGGGACTCCAGACTTCACAGCAGGCACACCGTCTGCTCCATTCAGGAGGCATCACGAGATCTGAAG CAAGAACTTCAGAAGAAGCTGAAGCCCCTTCATGAAAAACTAAAGATTTATGATGACTTTAAACTTTCCTGCGTTAGAACCAAAGAGCACATTGAG AAACAAACCCAGAACACAGAGATCCAGATCAGAAATGAGTTTGAGAAGTTTCACAAGTTCCTCTGGGATGAAGAGGCATCCAGGATCAAGGCACTGAGGGAAGAAGAGGCACAAAGAACTCTGACGCTGAAGAAGATCATTGAGAAGACCACGCTGCAGATATCGAGTGTCCTGGAAACCATTAAGGACATTGAGAAGGATCTAGCCGGAGATAACTTGCCATTTCTTTTG AACTACAACTCTTCTGTTGAAAA AACCCAGGGTAAACTAGAAAATCCAGAGAGGCTATCTGGAGTGTTGATCAACGTGGGAAAACACTTGAACAACCTGCGTTTCCAAGTGACAGAAAAGATGCAGGACTTGGTGCAATACA cCCCTGTTGCGTTTGACCCCAACACTGCCCACGCTGGCCTTTTAGTGTCAGATGATCTGATGACCGTGACATATAAAAGCGTTCAGCATCAGGTTCCCACTAACTCTGAAAGGTTCGACGGCTTGATGAGCATCCTCGGATCTGAGGGTTTCACTTCTGGCAATCACTGCTGGGAGATCGAGGTGGGAGACAACACGGCCTGGGCTGTCGGAGTCATCGCAGAGTCCGTATATAAGAACAGACAGAACCTGTCACGATTCGGGTTATGGTATGTGGGTTTGGGTAATGGCAGGTACGCTAAAGGATTAGCTACTGATATTCTGAGTCCACTGAAGGTTAGCAAGAAGATAGACAGGATCAGAGTTCAGCTGGATATGGACAAAGGCAAAGTGATTTTTACAGACACGGCTCATAACACCTGCCTGCACA